A single region of the Streptomyces sp. AM 4-1-1 genome encodes:
- a CDS encoding acyl-CoA dehydrogenase family protein, whose translation MSDRAQQPVERRLPTEESRQLVALVRDIVQREIAPRAAEEEEAGRFPREVFTLLSRSGLLGLPYDSGQGGGDQPYEVYLQVLEELAAARLTVGLGVSVHSLACHALAGYGTEKQRTEHLPAMLGGGLLGAYCLSEPASGSDAASLRTEAVRDGDDWVITGTKAWITHGGIADFCTVLARTGVDGPRGITAFLVPGDAEGLNAALPEKKMGMKGSPTAQLHFDGVRVSDARRIGEEGQGFAIALSALDSGRLGIAACAVGVAQAALDEAVGYATGRQQFGRPIADFQGLRFMLADMATQIEAGRALYLEAARRRDEGLTFSRQAAMAKLFCTDAAMRVTTDAVQVLGGYGYTQDFPAERLMREAKVLQIVEGTNQIQRMVIARHIAGPETR comes from the coding sequence ATGTCCGACCGTGCCCAGCAGCCGGTGGAACGCCGACTGCCCACCGAGGAGTCCAGGCAACTCGTCGCGCTCGTCCGCGACATCGTCCAGCGGGAGATCGCTCCCCGGGCGGCCGAGGAGGAGGAAGCGGGCCGGTTCCCGCGCGAGGTCTTCACCCTGCTCTCCCGTTCCGGACTGCTCGGCCTGCCGTACGACTCCGGCCAGGGCGGCGGCGACCAGCCGTACGAGGTCTATCTCCAGGTCCTCGAAGAGCTCGCGGCGGCCCGGCTGACCGTCGGCCTCGGCGTCAGCGTCCACTCCCTCGCCTGCCACGCCCTCGCCGGATACGGGACCGAGAAGCAGCGGACCGAGCACCTTCCCGCGATGCTCGGCGGTGGACTGCTGGGCGCGTACTGCCTCTCCGAACCCGCCTCGGGCTCGGACGCGGCCTCGCTCCGTACCGAGGCGGTACGGGACGGCGACGACTGGGTCATCACCGGCACCAAGGCGTGGATCACGCACGGCGGCATCGCCGACTTCTGTACGGTCCTGGCCCGCACCGGCGTGGACGGACCGCGCGGCATCACCGCCTTCCTCGTCCCCGGCGACGCCGAGGGGCTGAACGCGGCCCTGCCCGAGAAGAAGATGGGCATGAAGGGCTCGCCCACCGCCCAACTGCACTTCGACGGTGTCCGGGTGTCCGACGCGCGCCGGATCGGGGAGGAGGGGCAGGGCTTCGCCATCGCGCTCTCCGCTCTGGACTCGGGGCGCCTGGGCATCGCCGCCTGCGCGGTCGGCGTCGCGCAGGCGGCGCTGGACGAGGCCGTCGGATACGCCACCGGGCGGCAGCAGTTCGGCCGTCCGATCGCGGACTTCCAGGGACTGCGGTTCATGCTGGCCGACATGGCCACCCAGATCGAGGCGGGCCGGGCGCTCTACCTGGAAGCGGCGCGGCGGCGCGACGAGGGCCTGACGTTCTCGCGCCAGGCGGCCATGGCGAAGCTGTTCTGCACGGACGCGGCGATGCGGGTCACCACCGACGCCGTCCAGGTGCTCGGCGGTTACGGCTACACGCAGGACTTCCCCGCCGAGCGGCTGATGCGCGAGGCCAAGGTGCTCCAGATCGTCGAGGGGACCAACCAGATCCAGCGCATGGTCATCGCACGCCACATCGCGGGGCCCGAGACGCGCTGA
- a CDS encoding glycoside hydrolase family 18 protein, with the protein MLGLHRPRARFRALAAAACTAALGATLLGVAGTPSAGATPLTDQAAPTAAADAAPTAAGGKVVGYFTNWGVYQRDYHVKNIETSGSADKLTHINYAFGNVTGGKCAIGDSYADHEKAYTADQSVDGVADAWDQDLRGNFNQLRKLKKLHPDLKVIWSFGGWTWSGGFAEAAKNPAAFAESCYNLVEDPRWADVFDGIDIDWEYPNACGLTCDTSGRDAYGNVLAALRSKFGTGNLVTSAISADGSDGGKLDAVDYGGAAKYVDWYNPMTYDFFGAWDAKGPTAPHSPLTAYDGIPHEGFDTDAAISKLKKLGVPADKLLLGLGFYGRGWTGVTQDAPGGTATGAAPGTYEAGIEDYKVLKNSCPVTGTVAGTAYAHCGTDWWSYDTPSTIGSKMTWAKNQGLGGAFFWELSGDTADGELIKAIN; encoded by the coding sequence ATGCTCGGACTTCACCGTCCCCGCGCCCGATTCCGGGCGCTCGCCGCCGCTGCCTGTACCGCCGCTCTCGGAGCCACCCTGCTGGGTGTCGCGGGTACCCCATCGGCCGGCGCGACACCCCTGACCGACCAGGCCGCCCCCACGGCCGCCGCCGACGCCGCCCCCACAGCGGCCGGCGGCAAAGTGGTCGGCTACTTCACCAACTGGGGTGTCTACCAACGCGATTACCACGTCAAGAACATCGAGACCTCGGGCTCGGCGGACAAGCTCACGCACATCAACTACGCCTTCGGCAACGTCACGGGCGGCAAGTGTGCGATCGGTGACTCGTACGCCGACCACGAGAAGGCGTACACCGCCGATCAGTCGGTGGACGGGGTGGCCGACGCCTGGGACCAGGACCTGCGCGGCAACTTCAACCAGCTGCGCAAGCTGAAGAAGCTCCACCCGGACCTCAAGGTCATCTGGTCGTTCGGCGGCTGGACCTGGTCCGGCGGCTTCGCCGAGGCGGCGAAGAACCCGGCCGCGTTCGCCGAGTCCTGCTACAACCTGGTCGAGGACCCCCGCTGGGCCGATGTCTTCGACGGCATCGACATCGACTGGGAGTACCCCAACGCCTGCGGGCTGACCTGCGACACCAGCGGACGTGACGCCTACGGGAACGTACTGGCGGCGCTGCGTTCGAAGTTCGGCACCGGCAACCTGGTCACCTCGGCGATCTCCGCCGACGGTTCGGACGGCGGCAAGCTCGACGCCGTGGACTACGGCGGGGCCGCGAAGTACGTCGACTGGTACAACCCGATGACGTACGACTTCTTCGGCGCCTGGGACGCGAAGGGCCCGACCGCCCCGCACTCCCCGCTGACCGCCTACGACGGCATTCCGCACGAGGGATTCGACACCGACGCGGCGATCTCCAAGCTGAAGAAGCTCGGTGTCCCGGCCGACAAGCTGCTGCTCGGCCTGGGCTTCTACGGCCGCGGCTGGACCGGCGTCACCCAGGACGCCCCCGGCGGCACCGCGACCGGTGCGGCCCCGGGCACGTACGAGGCGGGCATCGAGGACTACAAGGTCCTGAAGAACAGCTGCCCGGTCACCGGCACCGTCGCCGGCACGGCGTACGCGCACTGCGGCACCGACTGGTGGAGCTACGACACCCCGTCCACCATCGGCTCCAAGATGACCTGGGCGAAGAACCAGGGTCTCGGAGGCGCGTTCTTCTGGGAGCTGAGCGGTGACACGGCCGACGGCGAACTGATCAAGGCGATCAACTGA
- a CDS encoding SCO1431 family membrane protein yields the protein MTTSTALITAVRRRARTGGPDDGPALLETVLGWTLVVVVALFVTRAGLM from the coding sequence ATGACGACTTCCACCGCCCTCATCACCGCCGTACGCCGCCGTGCCCGCACCGGAGGGCCCGACGACGGCCCCGCGCTGCTGGAGACCGTGCTGGGCTGGACGCTCGTCGTGGTGGTCGCCCTGTTCGTCACCAGGGCGGGCCTGATGTGA
- a CDS encoding 4'-phosphopantetheinyl transferase superfamily protein: MNEDTGVVEIWRFPLDLPAPEVERLARVLDDAEHDRRAMLRAVEHRRRFTVSHARTRLVLGERLGVPPTLVRLRSGRYGKPELEGGAGTRRWHFSLSHSGDLAVLALCHGREVGVDVEHIRPDRDVVSFAARWFGPDESDWVAEGGGPDRVRRCLRLWTRKEACVKAAGGRLVQGLRLAVGQGPRPCVVDGPHGLPGTWTVADLPVGAGHVGAVAVRGVRPFRVLDRSGAVAAPTAPA, encoded by the coding sequence GTGAACGAGGACACCGGGGTGGTGGAGATCTGGCGATTCCCGCTCGATCTTCCCGCACCCGAGGTGGAGCGGCTGGCCCGCGTGCTCGACGACGCGGAGCACGACCGGCGGGCGATGCTGCGCGCGGTCGAGCACCGTCGCCGTTTCACCGTCTCGCACGCCCGCACGCGGCTGGTTCTCGGGGAGCGGCTCGGGGTGCCTCCCACGCTGGTACGGCTGCGCTCCGGCCGCTACGGCAAGCCGGAGCTGGAGGGCGGCGCGGGCACCCGCCGCTGGCACTTCAGTCTCTCCCACTCGGGTGACCTGGCGGTGCTCGCGCTGTGTCACGGGCGGGAGGTCGGGGTGGACGTCGAGCACATCCGCCCGGACCGGGACGTCGTCAGCTTCGCGGCCCGTTGGTTCGGCCCGGACGAGAGCGACTGGGTGGCGGAGGGAGGGGGGCCGGACCGGGTGCGGAGGTGTCTGCGGCTGTGGACCAGGAAGGAGGCGTGCGTCAAGGCGGCCGGCGGCCGGCTCGTGCAGGGCCTGCGCTTGGCGGTGGGCCAGGGACCCCGGCCCTGCGTGGTCGACGGGCCGCACGGGCTTCCCGGCACCTGGACGGTGGCGGACCTTCCCGTCGGTGCCGGTCATGTGGGAGCGGTCGCTGTGCGGGGCGTCCGGCCCTTCCGGGTGCTGGACCGCTCCGGCGCCGTGGCCGCCCCCACGGCGCCGGCGTGA
- a CDS encoding condensation domain-containing protein — MTHRTPDAVRRRVAFHGSRAVTGPTTWGQQHIWRDIRAMLPDTAFFNVAQATFVPPGVGVPDVLEQLTELVARHESLRTLAVPGANGTLEQRVLAVGEFEVDVLGLTAAEHAVELREHFTEAARRLEARGFDNTADVPFRALIGVLDEVPQAVVLCLSHFAADLTGVRLLTGELDALLAARAAGAAPPPRPFAREPLEQAWFEASPAGVRMEEKALRHWSTQLGRAPADNFPRPPGAPQEPRFWRGELLSRAVPQALRAAAERHRSTVPNVLLAVTATLLARGEGLGTCGLKLVTANRFRPELRHAVGNLAQEVFVAVDVSGETFAQVLSGTWSATLAAYRNGQFRPERARALAEEAGVAVDCLVNDLWSTTWDSAALPAPSAAGLAEAAAESAFRWADRTAQDEVAFFLEVFEVFGEPKRVRITLLGDTSRMPPARIEGFLRGLERVLLALAEGHVAPADFPSVAGLTVPGPSPR, encoded by the coding sequence ATGACGCACCGGACACCGGACGCCGTGAGGAGGCGGGTCGCCTTCCACGGAAGCCGAGCCGTCACCGGTCCCACCACCTGGGGCCAGCAGCACATCTGGCGGGACATCAGGGCCATGCTGCCCGACACCGCGTTCTTCAACGTCGCCCAGGCGACCTTCGTACCGCCCGGCGTGGGTGTCCCGGACGTCCTGGAGCAGCTGACCGAACTCGTCGCCCGGCACGAGTCGCTGCGCACCCTCGCGGTGCCCGGTGCGAACGGAACACTGGAGCAACGGGTCCTGGCAGTAGGGGAGTTCGAGGTTGACGTCCTCGGGCTGACCGCCGCCGAGCACGCCGTGGAGCTTCGTGAACACTTCACCGAGGCGGCGCGGCGCTTGGAGGCCCGGGGCTTCGACAACACCGCCGACGTACCGTTCCGGGCCCTGATCGGCGTGCTGGACGAGGTGCCACAGGCCGTGGTCCTCTGCCTCTCCCACTTCGCGGCGGACCTGACCGGCGTCCGCCTGCTGACCGGGGAACTGGACGCGCTGCTGGCCGCCCGCGCGGCAGGGGCCGCCCCGCCGCCCCGCCCGTTCGCGCGGGAGCCCCTGGAGCAGGCGTGGTTCGAGGCATCGCCGGCCGGTGTCCGGATGGAGGAGAAGGCGCTCCGCCACTGGAGCACCCAGCTCGGCCGGGCCCCGGCGGACAACTTCCCCCGGCCGCCGGGCGCTCCGCAGGAGCCGCGGTTCTGGCGCGGCGAACTGCTCTCCCGCGCCGTACCGCAGGCGCTGCGGGCCGCCGCCGAGCGGCATCGTTCGACCGTCCCGAACGTCCTGCTCGCCGTCACCGCGACCCTGCTGGCCCGTGGTGAGGGCCTGGGCACCTGCGGTCTGAAGCTGGTGACCGCCAACCGCTTCCGGCCGGAACTCCGCCACGCCGTGGGCAACCTGGCCCAGGAGGTGTTCGTGGCGGTCGACGTGTCCGGGGAGACCTTCGCCCAGGTGCTGAGCGGCACATGGTCCGCCACCCTGGCCGCCTACCGCAACGGGCAGTTCCGCCCCGAGCGGGCCCGCGCCCTTGCCGAGGAGGCGGGCGTCGCCGTGGACTGCCTCGTCAACGACCTCTGGTCGACGACCTGGGACAGCGCCGCCCTGCCCGCCCCGTCCGCCGCCGGACTCGCCGAAGCGGCGGCGGAATCGGCCTTCCGCTGGGCGGACCGCACGGCACAGGACGAGGTGGCGTTCTTCCTGGAGGTGTTCGAGGTATTCGGTGAACCCAAACGCGTCCGGATCACCCTGCTCGGCGACACCTCCCGGATGCCGCCCGCCAGGATCGAGGGCTTTCTGCGCGGTCTGGAGCGGGTGCTGCTCGCCCTCGCGGAGGGCCACGTGGCCCCGGCGGACTTTCCTTCGGTGGCGGGTCTCACCGTTCCCGGCCCTTCGCCCCGGTGA
- a CDS encoding MATE family efflux transporter — MAETAPAIRSPSRSVLRIAVPMLPADIAAVLVPLLVLALMGRMAGDAQYVRALFMPVQFLFLALTAGLGAGNQVAAAVAHGAGDLRAAGAALLANARVAVGAGAAFSVPLIVSAPLLGDLMGVSGTARDDFTVFLCAIAPASVLLLGPALTASTLRGCGLARQAAAVTLLAAATEVGGVALLGLKAGLGVDGVAPAVALSGLVGTALGWVLLRRAGLLGPAAGRVRPLPARAAARQLLTVSVPVGASYLVICASNLALMRILAPFGPSVQAGYANAATLQTLLIMPGLVLGSATAIVLNSHRGAGRSRLLAPALHSGLRIAAGTYAVLAAVSYFGRELFAGLMTGDGRIAAETAHYLEVVGPSYLLMGLVLAALTVLEQVGGGPVALAMNAVYFVGAVTVGGWLARSTGDPAALYRTIAGFNGLGVVAVATTLLFVRRVAAREHAGRTPDGDAPEAVDAPPGAVGRARHPASGAGQPHS, encoded by the coding sequence GTGGCTGAAACGGCGCCCGCCATCCGGAGCCCGAGCAGGTCGGTGCTCCGGATCGCCGTACCGATGCTGCCCGCCGACATCGCCGCCGTTCTGGTACCGCTCCTCGTGCTCGCGCTCATGGGCCGGATGGCCGGTGACGCGCAGTACGTGCGGGCGCTCTTCATGCCGGTGCAGTTCCTGTTCCTCGCGCTCACCGCCGGCCTGGGCGCGGGGAACCAGGTCGCCGCCGCCGTCGCGCACGGCGCGGGCGACCTCCGCGCGGCCGGCGCCGCGTTGCTCGCCAACGCCCGCGTCGCGGTGGGCGCCGGTGCCGCGTTCAGTGTGCCGCTGATCGTCTCCGCACCCCTGCTCGGCGACCTCATGGGGGTCTCCGGCACCGCCCGTGACGACTTCACGGTTTTCCTGTGTGCGATCGCCCCGGCCTCGGTCCTGCTGCTGGGGCCGGCGCTGACCGCCTCCACCCTGCGAGGCTGCGGTCTTGCACGGCAGGCGGCGGCGGTCACCCTGCTGGCTGCCGCGACCGAGGTCGGCGGGGTCGCCCTGCTCGGACTGAAAGCCGGTCTCGGGGTCGACGGTGTGGCGCCCGCCGTCGCGCTCTCGGGGCTGGTCGGCACGGCGCTCGGCTGGGTGCTGCTGCGCCGCGCCGGACTGCTCGGCCCGGCCGCCGGCCGAGTCCGGCCGCTGCCCGCCCGGGCCGCCGCCCGGCAACTCCTCACGGTCAGCGTCCCGGTCGGCGCCTCCTATCTGGTGATCTGCGCCTCCAATCTGGCGCTGATGCGGATACTGGCCCCCTTCGGCCCGTCGGTGCAGGCGGGCTACGCCAACGCGGCGACCTTGCAGACCTTGCTGATCATGCCGGGACTGGTGCTCGGCTCGGCCACCGCCATCGTGCTGAACAGCCATCGTGGCGCCGGCCGGAGCCGGCTGCTGGCCCCCGCTCTCCATTCCGGTCTCCGGATCGCCGCCGGGACGTACGCGGTGCTCGCGGCGGTCTCCTACTTCGGCCGCGAACTGTTCGCCGGACTCATGACCGGCGACGGGCGGATCGCCGCGGAGACTGCCCACTACCTGGAAGTGGTCGGCCCCAGCTATCTGCTGATGGGTCTTGTGCTGGCCGCGCTGACCGTACTGGAGCAGGTCGGTGGCGGGCCGGTGGCACTCGCCATGAACGCCGTGTACTTCGTGGGCGCGGTGACCGTCGGCGGGTGGCTCGCCCGCTCGACGGGGGACCCGGCCGCCCTCTACCGGACCATCGCGGGCTTCAACGGGCTCGGTGTGGTGGCGGTGGCGACGACCCTCCTGTTCGTCCGCCGGGTCGCCGCCCGCGAACACGCCGGCCGGACCCCGGACGGCGACGCCCCCGAAGCTGTGGACGCACCGCCCGGCGCCGTCGGCCGAGCTCGCCACCCGGCCTCCGGGGCCGGGCAACCGCACTCCTGA
- a CDS encoding acyl-CoA dehydrogenase family protein, translating to MTLLDERLRTLQHTARGWAEQIRPLVLPLEADPEAVREHLDLPLFSYLARTPVPREYQPDPIVVDGHAYYGTGGLERVVFCEEIASVDAGMLLAAPGPSLSGVLVALLGDEEQRSWFYGRLMARPTWTFLALTEPDRGSDAGSLTTLLTPGAEGGPLLLNGAKRFIGNAARSDLGVVFARTRPGPLGVVAALVETARPGFEAVPFDTVGLRGNQICEVRLTDVEVPAEHVLGRHLSPTRRGLMGAVQGFNRLRPGVAALALGIARGAYEYVVAHRRTLRSAEAARLERTALRIEGVRRLVYRAGEAVDRDDPALGPLASAAKARAAQLAEEVTLEALEYFGAGARLDHPLLDKFARDARGVEFMEGTRNIQRLNLFQGLSQGKIDRG from the coding sequence GTGACCCTGCTCGACGAACGGCTCAGGACCCTCCAGCACACCGCGCGGGGGTGGGCGGAACAGATACGCCCCCTGGTGCTGCCCCTCGAAGCGGACCCGGAGGCGGTCCGCGAGCACCTGGACCTGCCGCTGTTCTCCTATCTGGCCCGCACCCCCGTCCCGCGGGAGTACCAGCCCGACCCGATCGTGGTCGACGGGCACGCCTACTACGGCACCGGCGGGCTGGAACGGGTGGTGTTCTGCGAGGAGATCGCCTCCGTCGACGCCGGCATGCTGCTGGCCGCCCCCGGCCCCTCGCTCTCCGGCGTGCTCGTCGCCCTGCTCGGCGACGAGGAGCAGCGGTCCTGGTTCTACGGCCGGCTGATGGCGCGTCCGACCTGGACCTTCCTCGCCCTCACCGAACCCGACCGGGGTTCCGACGCCGGCTCGCTCACCACCCTCCTCACCCCCGGCGCGGAGGGCGGCCCGCTGTTGCTGAACGGTGCCAAGAGGTTTATCGGCAACGCCGCCCGGAGTGACCTCGGCGTGGTCTTCGCCCGCACCCGGCCCGGCCCCCTCGGCGTGGTCGCCGCGCTCGTCGAGACCGCCCGGCCCGGCTTCGAGGCGGTGCCGTTCGACACCGTCGGGCTGCGCGGCAACCAGATCTGCGAGGTCCGCCTGACCGACGTCGAGGTGCCCGCCGAACACGTCCTCGGCCGCCATCTGTCGCCCACCCGGCGCGGTCTGATGGGCGCCGTCCAGGGTTTCAACCGGCTGCGTCCCGGAGTCGCCGCCCTGGCCCTGGGCATCGCCCGCGGCGCGTACGAGTACGTCGTGGCCCACCGCCGCACCCTGCGTTCGGCCGAGGCGGCCCGGCTGGAGCGCACGGCGCTGCGGATCGAAGGGGTGCGCCGCCTGGTGTACCGGGCCGGTGAAGCCGTCGACCGGGACGATCCCGCTCTCGGTCCCCTGGCCTCGGCCGCCAAGGCGCGGGCCGCGCAACTGGCCGAGGAGGTCACCCTGGAGGCACTGGAGTACTTCGGTGCCGGGGCCCGCCTCGACCACCCGCTGCTCGACAAATTCGCCCGTGACGCGCGCGGTGTGGAGTTCATGGAGGGCACCCGCAACATCCAGCGGCTGAACCTCTTCCAGGGCCTGTCCCAGGGGAAGATCGACCGTGGCTGA
- a CDS encoding acyl carrier protein produces MSDLTQGADLTQGADLTQGAGLDRAVVVTRINDSLGEVLKRELEPGDDSPRLFDDLGLDSTSVLELLMRLEDELGIEFDTDSLEQRHFETVGTLADYVIEQA; encoded by the coding sequence ATGTCCGACCTCACCCAGGGCGCCGACCTCACCCAGGGCGCCGACCTCACCCAGGGCGCCGGCCTCGACCGCGCCGTCGTCGTCACCCGGATCAACGATTCGCTCGGCGAGGTACTCAAGCGCGAGCTGGAGCCCGGCGACGACTCGCCCCGCCTCTTCGACGACCTCGGCCTGGACTCCACCAGCGTGCTGGAGCTGCTGATGCGTCTGGAGGACGAGCTGGGGATCGAGTTCGACACCGACTCGCTGGAACAGCGCCACTTCGAGACCGTCGGCACCCTCGCCGACTACGTGATCGAGCAGGCCTGA
- a CDS encoding type III PLP-dependent enzyme, translated as MTGEFRIQGLGITRLAEEFGTPLYLYDGGALRAQFDGLRSRLHPALEIFLSLKANPNISVCALLNSLGARAEVSSMTELVTALRAGVPAHDIIFLGPGKSREEIAACLSERVLAIVVESFGELELVDELAAEQGVVAPVALRVNPSFAVKGSGLTMGGKPRQFGIDEEQLLAAEDLAGRHPHVRLMGVHAYLGTRILDEDVIVENSTRILGLAERISGRLGFPLELVDIGGGLGVGYFEKERDLDPEVLTERLNPLVETFTRAHPGTRLLLELGRYLTAPAGTYVVRVRYVKTSMGENFAIADGGTNHHMAAVGIGSFVKRNFPMRVLNRLDEPADQPWVVTGPLCTPNDTIGKNVLLPPVRAGDLLGVDRSGAYGPTASPVFFLSHGYPAEVLVDAGHAHLVRDRDTTDDLLSRQHRYDPPAAEAGARTEGN; from the coding sequence ATGACGGGTGAATTCCGTATCCAGGGGCTGGGCATCACCCGGCTCGCCGAGGAGTTCGGCACTCCGCTCTACCTGTACGACGGCGGAGCCCTGCGCGCGCAGTTCGACGGGCTGCGTTCGCGGCTGCACCCGGCGCTTGAGATATTCCTCTCCCTCAAGGCCAACCCGAACATCTCGGTCTGCGCCCTGCTCAACTCGCTCGGCGCCCGCGCCGAGGTCTCCTCCATGACCGAGCTGGTGACCGCTCTGCGGGCCGGTGTCCCGGCGCACGACATCATCTTCCTCGGCCCTGGCAAGAGCCGGGAGGAGATCGCCGCCTGTCTCTCCGAGCGCGTCCTGGCCATCGTCGTGGAGTCCTTCGGCGAGCTGGAACTGGTCGACGAACTCGCGGCCGAGCAGGGCGTGGTGGCTCCGGTCGCCCTGCGGGTCAACCCGAGCTTCGCGGTCAAGGGCTCCGGTCTGACCATGGGGGGCAAACCCCGCCAGTTCGGCATCGACGAGGAACAACTGCTCGCCGCGGAGGACCTGGCCGGGCGCCACCCGCACGTCCGGCTCATGGGCGTACACGCCTACCTGGGCACCCGCATTCTCGACGAGGACGTCATCGTCGAGAACTCCACCCGAATCCTCGGCCTCGCCGAGCGGATCTCCGGGAGGCTCGGCTTCCCGCTCGAACTCGTCGACATCGGCGGGGGACTGGGCGTCGGCTACTTCGAGAAGGAGCGGGACCTGGACCCGGAGGTGCTCACCGAACGCCTCAACCCGCTGGTCGAGACGTTCACCCGGGCCCACCCCGGCACCCGGCTGCTGCTGGAGCTGGGCCGCTACCTCACGGCCCCGGCCGGCACATACGTGGTCCGGGTCCGGTACGTGAAGACCTCGATGGGCGAGAACTTCGCGATCGCCGACGGCGGCACCAACCACCACATGGCGGCCGTCGGTATCGGCTCCTTCGTCAAGCGCAACTTCCCGATGCGGGTCCTCAACCGTCTCGACGAGCCCGCCGACCAGCCATGGGTGGTCACCGGCCCGCTGTGCACCCCCAACGACACCATCGGCAAGAACGTCCTGCTGCCACCGGTCCGGGCCGGGGACCTCCTGGGGGTCGACCGCTCCGGCGCGTACGGGCCCACGGCCTCGCCGGTGTTCTTCCTCAGCCACGGCTACCCGGCGGAAGTCCTCGTGGACGCCGGCCACGCCCACCTGGTCCGCGACCGAGACACCACCGACGACCTGCTGAGCCGCCAGCACCGCTACGACCCCCCGGCCGCCGAGGCCGGGGCACGCACCGAAGGGAACTGA
- a CDS encoding ATP-grasp domain-containing protein produces MQDFMGRLRTALTGSPDTPLVLLGNFEVEDEWARGEPGLPRFAFTAGSAVVNRMDEFTLLLAGQGDHVVLKSAPDPDHLRYLEELGVDLPQVHTVSGGDPQRTVTQDALADPALQRELRALGPGARIVPHGTSALEERLSGLTGLPLGAPSAALCKAVNSKIYSRDAAAAAGLRQAPGWTCDNLAELDAAFGEARNLLRAGRRIVVKDAFGVSGKGISVVDDERRLDKLWRMVARRAERSGDDRVVLVVEEWVAKTADLNYQFTVGRDGSAHFDFVKEAITEGGVHKGHRFPARLTAPQLDTVRHAAALLGDRLAADGYFGVVGVDAMTDPEGGVYPVVEINARHNMSTYQSRLQEAFIGPGQCALARHYPVRLRAPLGFGRLRAQLADLLFTGAGSGGLLVNNFATVNAAATRDGTSYEGRLYGLLIGDSPRRLDETDKAITARLAALKETEGRGQA; encoded by the coding sequence ATGCAGGACTTCATGGGCCGGCTGAGGACAGCACTCACCGGCTCGCCCGACACCCCGCTCGTCCTCCTCGGCAACTTCGAGGTCGAGGACGAGTGGGCCCGGGGCGAGCCCGGCCTGCCACGCTTCGCCTTCACGGCAGGCAGCGCGGTCGTCAACCGCATGGACGAATTCACGCTGCTGCTCGCCGGCCAAGGGGACCACGTCGTCCTCAAGTCGGCCCCCGACCCGGACCATCTGCGCTACCTGGAGGAGCTGGGTGTGGATCTGCCCCAGGTCCACACCGTCTCCGGCGGCGACCCGCAGCGCACCGTCACCCAGGACGCCCTCGCCGACCCCGCCCTCCAACGGGAGCTGCGCGCGCTCGGGCCCGGAGCCAGGATCGTCCCGCACGGCACCTCCGCCCTGGAGGAACGGCTCTCCGGCCTCACCGGACTGCCTTTGGGCGCACCGTCGGCCGCCCTCTGCAAAGCCGTCAACAGCAAGATCTACAGCCGTGACGCGGCCGCCGCCGCCGGGCTGCGCCAGGCACCCGGATGGACGTGCGACAACCTCGCCGAACTCGACGCCGCCTTCGGCGAAGCCCGGAACCTGCTGCGTGCCGGCCGCCGGATCGTCGTCAAGGACGCCTTCGGCGTCTCCGGCAAGGGCATCAGCGTCGTCGACGACGAACGGCGGCTCGACAAGCTGTGGCGGATGGTCGCCCGGCGGGCGGAGCGCAGCGGCGACGACCGGGTGGTCCTGGTGGTGGAGGAGTGGGTCGCCAAGACCGCGGATCTCAACTACCAGTTCACCGTGGGCCGGGACGGCTCGGCGCACTTCGACTTCGTCAAGGAGGCGATCACCGAGGGGGGCGTGCACAAGGGCCACCGTTTCCCGGCCCGGCTGACCGCCCCCCAGCTCGACACCGTCCGGCACGCCGCCGCGCTGCTCGGCGACCGGCTCGCAGCCGACGGCTACTTCGGCGTCGTCGGTGTGGACGCGATGACCGATCCCGAAGGCGGCGTCTACCCGGTCGTCGAGATCAACGCCCGGCACAACATGTCGACGTACCAGTCCCGGCTGCAGGAGGCGTTCATCGGCCCCGGCCAATGCGCGCTGGCCCGGCACTATCCGGTCCGGCTGCGCGCGCCGCTCGGTTTCGGACGGCTGCGCGCCCAGCTGGCGGACCTGCTGTTCACCGGTGCCGGCTCCGGTGGGCTGCTCGTCAACAACTTCGCGACCGTCAACGCGGCCGCCACGCGGGACGGCACGTCCTACGAGGGCAGGCTCTACGGCCTGCTGATCGGGGACTCCCCGCGGCGTCTGGACGAGACCGACAAGGCGATCACGGCCCGGCTGGCCGCACTGAAGGAAACCGAAGGAAGAGGGCAGGCATGA